The genomic interval CGAGATATCtttttacttattttattactattaaagtATAACTAACGACTATTGCCtcaggaaaaaaaagttctcGACACCCAGcgataattttaatattatcaatAGGCAAGACCAAAGGACGGCTCCACCAGAGCATAATGTACTTGGCCAGGACCCCTTCGcgtttaaaaaaaaaaaaaaagccggCAATCTTCTGGAAAGTTGAAAGTTGCGTGCCAGTGTGACTTGCCAGTGAGTTTATTCTTACCTTACTTCGTGAACTGTGTTCATTCGTCGGATTTTTAACAGTCTAGACCGGTACTGAGATTTATCTCGAACTTCCAAGTTGTCGCTAACACATAGACCAAATGAAAAATATTATCCGCACGATAAACCCCATGGCTTGTAAAACGGAAAGGAAACGCTCAAAAATACATCATAACGCCTAATCAAACCAACTGTCAAACTGTCATCTGAGGAGCCAACTTCTTCACAGTGCTATTTTTAAAGTTCTCCACAGCGTGCACTATATCATCCACTTTGGCTACCGCTCCAAAGATTCCACCTTCCATTTTGACCGATTCAATCGTGCTCACATGAAGTGAAAGCTCACTGGCCGCCGTGCCGTCTTCTAAGATTACGCAGTCGAACCCTCGGTCGTTCGCCTCACGCATAGTAGTGGACACACAGACATCGGTAGTTACTCCTGCAATCACCAGGTTCTTGATGCCTTTATTccggagaagaagctcgaAGTCAGTGTGAGCAAATGCCCCACGACCAGGCTTATCGATGACTGGCTCCCCGTGAATCGGATACAGTTCATCAACGGTGTCGTGGCCAACCTCACCCCGGATTAAGAGACGGCCCAATGGACCCGGGGACCCAATCCCAAGCCCGGAAGCGTTATTTCGTGACCGGTACGCCTCTCTACTTGAGAGAGTTGAGAGATCGGGTCGGTGACCTAGAAAGATCAGTACTGGGACATACAGATTTGGGGGCTGTACATGGTTACCATACCTTCACGTGTATGATAGACTGGAAACCCAGACGCTCGGAACGCATTCAGGAGATGTTGTAGCTTAGGAATAAGTGCATGGGCAGCTGATATATCATAGCCTTGATATTCCATGTAACCCCCTGGCGAGCAGACTGTGATGCATTACGTTAGCGAGCGATATCCACAAGAGGATCTAGCGGGACGAGAGAGTGCATACAATCCTTTTGCATATCGATAAGCACTAATGCAGT from Aspergillus flavus chromosome 7, complete sequence carries:
- a CDS encoding Isochorismatase-like protein, which produces MADPTDLNLDAPSDLQDIPEMSMQLLPPPEGTFPDKASLLAAVQTHGKAHGYNVVVKSSSTPTEKKPGRTAKVWLRCDRGGHYRPRNGLTEETRKRRRTSRLMDCPFMLVAAGTPGIWTLTVLNPTHNHGPVVEKPRQAPHHKVRKGQVAAAPYDWPHDATLTPYTTALVLIDMQKDFCSPGGYMEYQGYDISAAHALIPKLQHLLNAFRASGFPVYHTREGHRPDLSTLSSREAYRSRNNASGLGIGSPGPLGRLLIRGEVGHDTVDELYPIHGEPVIDKPGRGAFAHTDFELLLRNKGIKNLVIAGVTTDVCVSTTMREANDRGFDCVILEDGTAASELSLHVSTIESVKMEGGIFGAVAKVDDIVHAVENFKNSTVKKLAPQMTV